A window of the Candidatus Margulisiibacteriota bacterium genome harbors these coding sequences:
- a CDS encoding ORF6N domain-containing protein, translating to MEHVEESHSKALVPTEVIENKIFVIRGLKVMIDKDLAVLYGVTTKRLNEQVKRNIKRFPPDFMLKLSKIEAEIVLGIQNPSRSQFATLKNGGRTPLKRGQHIKHLPYVFTEQGIAMLSGILNSDRAIIVNIAIMRAFVKLNWMISRNKELERKFNELEHKVERHDVDIMNIFNAIRQLMKEEEKPKGKIGFARD from the coding sequence GTGGAACATGTTGAGGAATCCCACAGCAAGGCCTTAGTCCCAACGGAAGTCATTGAAAACAAGATCTTCGTGATCAGAGGTCTAAAAGTAATGATAGACAAGGATCTGGCTGTCCTATACGGCGTAACCACTAAACGGCTAAATGAGCAGGTAAAAAGAAATATCAAAAGGTTTCCTCCGGATTTTATGTTAAAACTATCAAAAATCGAAGCTGAGATCGTTCTTGGCATACAAAATCCTTCAAGGTCGCAATTTGCGACCTTAAAGAATGGAGGTAGAACTCCTCTTAAGAGAGGTCAACATATAAAACATCTTCCCTATGTCTTCACAGAACAGGGGATTGCTATGTTATCCGGGATCCTCAACAGCGACCGGGCCATTATTGTAAACATCGCCATTATGAGGGCTTTTGTCAAACTGAACTGGATGATCTCAAGAAACAAAGAGCTTGAGCGCAAATTTAACGAACTTGAACACAAGGTCGAGCGCCATGATGTCGACATCATGAACATATTCAACGCCATCCGGCAGCTCATGAAAGAAGAGGAAAAACCTAAAGGAAAGATCGGATTTGCCAGGGATTGA